The following are encoded together in the Mumia sp. Pv4-285 genome:
- the hemQ gene encoding hydrogen peroxide-dependent heme synthase, translated as MTTHEVDHEALNATIRYTAWSVFRLETAFGDVADRTKVIAEVEELFAELADSDLVVRGLYDVSALRADADIMIWWHAATADALQDAYHAFRRTALGERLAPVWSQMGLHRPAEFNRSHTPAFLSEPGGKAYLCVYPFVRSYDWYVLPDADRREMLREHGMLAAGYEDVRANTVSAFALGDYEWLLAFEADELHRIVDLMRDLRASKARLHVREEIPFYTGRLRTVAEIVDTLP; from the coding sequence ATGACCACGCACGAGGTTGACCACGAGGCCCTGAACGCCACGATCCGCTACACGGCCTGGTCGGTGTTCCGGCTCGAGACCGCCTTCGGCGACGTGGCGGACCGGACGAAGGTCATCGCCGAGGTCGAGGAGCTGTTCGCCGAGCTGGCGGACTCGGACCTGGTCGTGCGGGGTCTGTACGACGTGTCGGCGCTGCGCGCGGACGCCGACATCATGATCTGGTGGCACGCCGCGACCGCTGATGCGCTGCAGGACGCCTACCACGCCTTCCGTCGTACGGCGCTGGGCGAGCGGCTCGCGCCGGTCTGGTCCCAGATGGGGCTGCACCGCCCGGCGGAGTTCAACCGGTCGCACACCCCGGCGTTCCTCTCCGAGCCGGGCGGCAAGGCGTACCTGTGCGTCTACCCGTTCGTCCGCTCGTACGACTGGTACGTGCTGCCGGACGCGGACCGCCGCGAGATGCTGCGCGAGCACGGGATGCTCGCCGCTGGGTACGAGGACGTGCGCGCCAACACGGTGTCGGCGTTCGCGCTCGGCGACTACGAGTGGCTGCTCGCCTTCGAGGCCGACGAGCTGCACCGCATCGTCGACCTCATGCGCGACCTGCGGGCGTCGAAGGCTCGCCTGCACGTGCGCGAGGAGATCCCGTTCTACACCGGGCGCCTGCGTACCGTCGCAGAGATCGTCGACACCCTGCCCTGA
- the msrB gene encoding peptide-methionine (R)-S-oxide reductase MsrB — translation MAYDVQKTDDEWRVELTPQEFHVLREAGTERAFSSPYETDETPGVYECRACGAELFRSDTKFDAHCGWPAFFSPLAGDRVELIEDNTLGMRRVEVRCARCGSHLGHVFEGEGFPTPTDQRYCINGVSLRLVPDAS, via the coding sequence ATGGCGTACGACGTGCAGAAGACCGATGACGAGTGGCGTGTCGAGCTCACGCCCCAGGAGTTCCACGTGCTTCGCGAGGCGGGCACCGAGCGCGCTTTCAGCAGCCCTTACGAGACCGACGAGACACCCGGCGTGTACGAGTGCCGGGCCTGCGGTGCCGAGCTGTTCCGCAGCGACACCAAGTTCGACGCGCACTGCGGCTGGCCGGCATTCTTCTCGCCGCTGGCAGGCGACCGCGTCGAGCTGATCGAGGACAACACGCTGGGGATGCGGCGCGTCGAGGTGCGCTGCGCCCGTTGCGGGTCCCACCTCGGGCACGTCTTCGAGGGCGAGGGCTTCCCGACCCCGACGGACCAGCGCTACTGCATCAACGGAGTGAGTCTGCGCCTCGTCCCCGACGCCTCCTGA
- a CDS encoding PPK2 family polyphosphate kinase: MTTTRLTDALRIGRGKVDLSAYDSRSTPGFGGTKRDQPKALESLAGPLSDNQERLYAGAVAGTSDRRVLVVLQGMDTSGKGGTVRNAVGLLDPQGVTVTSFKAPTADELAHDFLWRVERALPQAGEVGIFDRSHYEDVLIGRVRELADPAEIERRYDAINAFEQSLVDSGCTIIKCFLHISPDDQLERLRARLDDPTKHWKYNAADVDERLLWPRYQEAYETVLELCATDAAPWYVVPSGRKWYRNWAVAQLLAEHLGDVAPEWPKADFDVEVERQRLDATADVGH, encoded by the coding sequence ATGACGACGACGAGGTTGACCGACGCGCTCCGGATCGGCCGCGGGAAGGTGGACCTCTCCGCGTACGACTCGCGCTCGACTCCCGGCTTCGGGGGGACGAAGCGCGACCAGCCGAAGGCCCTCGAGTCGCTGGCCGGCCCGCTGTCCGACAACCAGGAACGGCTGTACGCCGGCGCGGTCGCCGGGACGTCCGACCGCCGGGTCCTCGTGGTGCTGCAGGGGATGGACACGTCCGGCAAGGGCGGCACCGTCCGGAACGCTGTCGGCCTGCTGGACCCGCAAGGCGTCACCGTCACGTCCTTCAAGGCGCCGACGGCCGACGAGCTCGCGCACGACTTCCTCTGGCGGGTCGAGCGCGCGCTGCCCCAGGCGGGCGAGGTCGGGATCTTCGACCGCTCGCACTACGAGGACGTCCTCATCGGTCGCGTGCGGGAGCTGGCCGATCCCGCCGAGATCGAGCGGCGCTACGACGCGATCAACGCGTTCGAGCAGAGCCTGGTGGACTCCGGCTGCACGATCATCAAGTGCTTCCTCCACATCTCGCCGGACGACCAGCTCGAACGGCTGCGCGCCCGGCTCGACGACCCGACGAAGCACTGGAAGTACAACGCCGCCGACGTCGACGAGAGGCTGCTGTGGCCCCGCTACCAGGAGGCGTACGAGACGGTCCTCGAGCTGTGCGCCACCGACGCCGCACCCTGGTACGTCGTCCCGAGCGGACGCAAGTGGTACCGCAACTGGGCCGTCGCGCAGCTGCTCGCCGAGCACCTCGGCGACGTCGCGCCGGAGTGGCCGAAGGCGGACTTCGACGTCGAGGTCGAGCGCCAGCGGCTCGACGCCACGGCGGACGTCGGCCACTGA